The DNA sequence GTGCGGCCGCCGTTGGACTGCCCGGCGAGCGTCACCCGCGCCGGGTCGCCGCCGAACGCGGAGACGTTGCCGCGTACCCACTTCAGCGCGGCGACCTGGTCGCGCAGGGACAAGTTCGAGTCGGCGACGCCGGGCAGGTGCAGCATGCCCAGGACGCCGAGCCGGTAGGCGACGGTCACCACGACCACCCCGCGCCGGGCCAGCGCGGACCCGTCGAACTGGTGCGGCGCCCCCATCACGCCGCCTCCGCCGTGGATCCACACCAGCACCGGGTACGGGCCGGGCGCGTCCGGCGCGTAGACGTTGAGGTAGAGGCAGTCCTCGTCGCCGGTGAAGCCCCGCCCGGTCAGCTCGGGTTGCGGCGCCCGGGGCGCCCAGCCGGTCGCGTCGCGGACGCCGGACCACGCCGGCGTCGGCCGCGGCGCGCGGAAGCGCAGCTCCCCCACCGGTGGCTCGGCGTACGGCACGCCGAGGAACGTCCTGACCCCGTCCCGCGCGGAGCCGCGCACCGCGCCACCCGCGATCTCTGCCATCGTCACGAAGCCAGCCTAGGCGGACAATGCCCGCATGGTGCTCCGCGTCCTGTCGGTCGTCCTGCTCGTCGCCCTCACCGCGATCGGCGCGGCCGCGGTGCTCGCCGGCGTCGCGGAACAGCACGCCGCCGACAACGCGTACGTCGCCGACTTCGCGAGACCGGGCGCGGAGTGCGGGTCGGGTGAGGTGCACTTCGACGAGTCCGACGGCGTGGTGCTGGCCTGCCTGCCGCGCGGCGGGTCCTCGGTGCGCTTCCCGGGCTTCAGCGACGCGCAGAACGACGACGTCGAAGCGCTGGCGAAGAACCTGGGCGCGGACTCGCTGTCGACGGTCGACCGGGCCCGCATCCAGCAGCGCGTCGACGAAATCGCCGCGACCGTGCCGGAGCCGGCCCGGCCGCACTACGACGAGGGCATGTCGCTCGGCCCGGTGTGGGGCGCCGGGCTGGCCTGGGCGGGCGGCGCGGTGGCCCTGCTCGGCGGGCTCGGGCTGTACCTGCGCCGCCGCCGCGGCTAGGAACCGGCCGGCCAGGGCACCTGCGGCGACTTGTAGTACTTGAGCCCCAGCAGTTTCCAGAGCGGTCCCTGGGCGGCGAGCCGCTTCGAGAAGGCCGTCCAGTCGTGCGTGCTCTGCGGCGACCAGCCGAGTTCGGCGATCGCGGCGAGCCGCGGGAAGGCCAGGTACTCGACGTCGGCGCTCGTCTTGACCGTCTCCGTCCACAGTGGAGCTTCGACGCCGGAGACGGCGGACTCGGCGACGCCGGACAGGTACGCGCCGGGGTTCCAGTCGTAGGCCTTCTCGACCTCGACCAGCCCGGCCCAGTCCTGCCCGATCGGCGAGCTCGACGTGTACTTCATGTCGAGGTAGGCGTGGTTCGCCGGGGACAGCACGAGCTTCGTCCCGTTCTTCGTCGCCGTCGCCACCGCGCTGTTGCTCGTCGTGGTGTCCCAGAACTGCGCGACGGTGCCGGCCGCCGGGGTCGCGTTGACGACCTCGTGCCAGGCCACCGCGCTCTTGCCGTGCGACGCGGTGAGCTGCTGGACGCGGTTCATGAACGTCTTGTAGTCCGCCGGTTTCGTCGACGCCGCCTCGTCGCCGCCGATGTGCAGGTACTGGCCCGGCGTCAACGCGGCGAGCTGGCCGAGGACGGCGTCGAGGAACGTGTACGTGATCTCCTTCGACGTGCACAGCGTGCTGAACCCGACGTCGGTGCCGGTGTAGAGCGGGCGCGCCTTGCCGTCGCAGTTCAGCTCGGCGTAGGAGGCCAGCGCGGCGTTCGTGTGGCCCGGCATGTCGATCTCCGGGACGACCGTGATGTACCGCGCCTGCGCGTAGGCGACGATCGCCGCGTAGTCGGCCTGCGTGTAGTAACCGCCCGGCCCGCCGCCGGTCTGGGTGCTGCCGCCGTAGGTCGCCAGCCGCTCCCAGCCGTTGATCACGATCCGCCAGCCCTGGTCGTCGGCCAGGTGCAGGTGCAGCGTGTTCACCTTGTAGCGGGCGAGCTGATCGACGTAGCGCTCGACCTGGGTGACGGTGAAGAAGTGCCGGGCAACGTCGAGCATCGCGCCGCGGTGGCCGAACCGCGGCCGGTCGGTGATCCGGCCGCCGGCCAGCACCCACGGCCCCGCCGCCGTGGTGGCGCCCTGCGCGGCCGGTGGGAGCAGCTGCAAGAGCGTCTGGACGCCGGCGAACAGGCCCGCGGCCTGCCGGGCCCGCACGACCACGCCGGACGCCGTGACGTCGAGCTGGTACCCCTGGTCACCGACCGAATCCGGGGCGCCGGTGAGCAGCAGCCGGACGCCGTCGGTGCCGGACGGCGGTGAGTGCACCGGGATCGTGTAGCCGGTGGACCGGCGCAGGGTCGTCGCGAGCTGCTCGCCGATCGCGGCGACGTCGGCGGAGATCGCGACGCCGGAGCCGAGGGTGAACGTCACCCCGCTCGCCGGGACCGCGCTCGCCGGCGCCGGGACGACACTGCTGAACGGGACGGGCGCCGCCGAGGCGGTGGACCCGCCTCCAGCCAGCGCCGCGGCCGTCAGCGCGGCCACCAGGCCGAGCCACAGCACACGTCTGGTCCGTGAGACCGCCATCAGAACCCTCCATGATCGGACGAAACGGATCAGGCAGGGCCGGAGGAGATGGCGGCGTCCGCTCCCCGAGCCGGGGAAGATTCAACCAGAACGGACCCGCGCGGCACACCGCCACGACGGTCCGGGTGATGATTACCCCGTGCACATCGCGGCAGAGATAGTGGCCCTGGTCGTGACCGTCCTCATCGTCAGCGCCCTCGCGCGGCGGCTGGACTGGTCCGCACCCCTGTGCCTGATCGTCGTCGGCGTCGGCGCGTCCTACGTGCCCGGCGTCCCCGAGTACCACCTGGACCCCGAGGTCGTGCTGCTCGGCCTGCTGCCGCCACTGCTGTACTCGGCGGCCATCCAGACGTCCCTCGTGGACTTCCGCAAGAACCGCGGCGCGATCGGCCTGATGTCGGTCGGGCTGGTCGTGTTCACCGCCTTCGGTGTCGGCCTGGTCGCCTGGGCGGTGATCCCCGGCCTGCCGCTGGCCGGCGGGATCGCGCTCGGCGCCATCGTCGCCCCGCCGGACGCGGTCGCCGCCAGCGTCGTCGCGCGCCGCGTCGGCATGCCCCGCAAGCTGATCCGGCTGCTCGAAGGCGAGAGCCTGTTCAACGACGCGGCCGCGCTGGTCGCCCTGCGCACGGCCGTCGCCGCGCTGGCCGGCTCGGTCAGCCTCTGGCAGGTCGGCGCCGACTTCCTGCGCGCGGCCATCGGCGGGATCGTGGTCGGCCTGGTCATCGGGTTCGCGGCCGCGTTCATCCGGGCGCGGATGAACGAGCCGGTGCTCGACACCGCGCTGTCGTTCGCGGTGCCGTTCATCGCCTACATCCCGGCCGAGGCGATCCACGGGTCCGGCGTGCTCGCGGTGGTCGTCGCCGGGCTGATCCTGGGGCACAAGGCCCCGAAGATCCTCTCCGGCTCCGCGCGCCTGGCCAGCAGGCTGAACTGGCAGACCATCGCGTTCCTGCTGGAGAACATGGTCTTCCTGCTGATCGGCCTGCAGCTGCGGCGGATCCTCAGCGAGGTCAGCGAATCCGGGCTTTCGCTGGGGCTGCTGACCTGGATCTGCGTGGCGGTGCTCGCCGCGACGATCCTCACGCGGATGCTGTGGCTGATCGGCATCGGCACCGTGAAACGGCTCGAACGGCGGCTGCTGCCGAACAAGGCGCAGGCGAAGATCTGGCCGTGGCGCTACTCCGCGGTGATCTCCTGGGCGGGGATGCGCGGGGTCGTGACCCTCGCCGCCGCGTTCGTGCTGCCGACGGACACCCCGCAGCGCGCCGTGCTGGTGCTCGCCGCGTTCGTCGTCGTGGCCGGCACCCTCGCCGTGCAGGGCATGACGCTGCCGCCGCTGATCCGGCGGCTGCGCCTGCCCCGGCCGGACCCGGCCGAGGACGCGCTGCAGGAGGCGTCCGTGCTGCACGACATGACCACCGCGGCGCTGGCGAAGCTCGAGGAGATCCGGCAGCCCGACGACCCGCCCGAGATCATCCAGCGCATCCGCGACCGGCTGCAGAACCGGTCCGACTCGGCGTGGGAGCAGCTCGGCCGGCAGAGCGTGCTGGCCGAGACGCCCAGCGACGCCTACCGCCGACTGCGGATCCAGCTCCTGGAAGTGGAACGCGAGCAGTTCCTGAAGGCCCGTGCCGCCGGCAGCGCCGACGACGACGTCCTGCGGAAGGTCTTGGAGGGCCTCGACATCGAGGAGTCGATGCTCGACCGGGCGGACGAGGAACCCGACGTCGAGGGGCGCGAGCTGCGCACCCCGGCCGCGACCGCGGGTTCGTGCAAGCACCTGGCCCACGAGTGGGTCGACCGGGATCCCAGCTCGCCGGACACCTGCGCGGCCTGCGTCGAGGAAGGGACGACCTGGGTGCACCTGCGGATGTGCCTCAAGTGCGGCAACGTCGCGTGCTGCGACTCCTCGCCGCGCCGCCACGCGACCCGGCACTTCCACGAGAGCCGGCACCCGGTGATGCGCAGCTTCGAGCCCGGCGAGACCTGGCGATGGTGTTTCGTGGACAAACAGCTCGGCTAGGGTCGAGGCCATGAGCACGCCCGAGCAGGAGATCGAGTACCGGCAGCACCGGTTCACCCCGCCGACCGGCGCCACCGAGATCTTCCTGGTCCGGCACGGCGAATCCGCGCCGGCCCGGGCCAGCGACCCGTTCGACCTGGTCGAGGGCCAGGCCGACCCGGACCTCGCGCCGGAGGGCCGCGACCACGCCCAGCGCGTCGGCGTCCGGCTGGCCGGCGAGCGGATCGACGCGATCTACGTGACGACGTTGCGCCGCACGGCGCAGACCGCGGCGCCGCTGGCCGAGAAGCTCGGGATCACGCCGGTCGTCGAACCCGAGATGCGGGAGATCCACCTCGGCGACTGGGAAAACGGCCTCTTCCGCAAGTACACGACCGACGGCCACCCGATCGTCGACCGGCTGTGGGCCGAGCAGCGCTGGGACGTCATCCCGGGCGCGGAGTCCGACGAGGCGTTCGGCGCCCGGCTGCGCGGCGCGCTCACCCGCATCGCCGCCGCCCACCCCGACCAGCGGGTCGCGGTGTTCACCCACGGCGGCGTGATCGGCGAGGTGTTCGCCCAGGCCAGCCGCTCGGTCGAACGGTTCGCGTTCCTCGGCGCGGACAACGGCTCGATCTCGCACCTGGTGCTGCACGGCGACCACTGGATCGTGCGGCGTTTCAACGACACCGCGCACCTGGCTACGCCGCTCGGCTGAGCTTCCCGGCGGCGACGAGCTGCACGGTCACCAGGATCGACACGGCCTCCGCGGCCAGCAGCCCGATCAGGACGAGCACCTGCGTCGTGCCCGCCTGGAGCGGGCCCGCACCGCCCAGCAGCACCCCGACATACGCGCCGGGCAGGGTCACCAGGCCGACCGTGCGGGTTTGGTCGAGCGCCGGGATCAGGGCGTGGCCGGCGCTCGGGCGGCAGATCTCCAGCGCGGCCGGGCGGGGCATGAACCCGAGTGCGAGAGCGGCTTCGTACTCGCCGTGGCGGGCTTCGAGTTCGTCCAGCGCCCGCCGCGCGGCCTGCGACGTCGCCGTCATCGCGCCGCCGATCACGATGCCCGCGATCGGCACGACCGCGATCGGGCGCAGCGGGACGACGCCGGCGCCGAGGACCAGCGCCAGCACCGGTGCGACACCGGCGGCGATCGCGAGGGCCGTCCACGGCAGGTTCGACCAGCCGCCGGCGCGGCGCGCGGACGTCGCCGCCGCGATGCCGAACATGAGCAGCACGAACAGGCCGGTCAGCGGGTTCGAGCGCAGGATCGCGGTGATCACCAGCGACACGAGGGCCAGCTGCGCGACCGCGCGGACGGCGGCGATCAGCACCGCCCGCCCTTGGCCGAGCTCGCCCCAGTGGACGATGGCGGCGCCCGCCACGGCCAGCAGGACCAGCACCGCGATCAGGGCGGGCCCGAAGGTGATCACACCTTCGATCCTGCCCTACGCGGCTTTCAGACGGCGCAGCTGAACTGGCGGCCCGGCTCGCTGGTGGCCTTCTCGGAGAGCACGACGCCGTCGACGACGATCCGGCAGCGCAGCTCGCCGGGGCCGGGGTTCTGCGCGGCGATGCTGTAGAACTCGGTGCGGTCGGCCGGGCCGACGCGGGTGAAGGTCGCCGACCACGGTGTGGCGACCTCGGCCTCCTGGACGAGCGCCGATCCCGCGGCCGAGTAGGTGACGTTGCGGGCGCCGCCGGTACCGAGCAGCTCGTAGACGACGGAGTGGGTCACGGTGCTGACCGCGGCCGGCACGACGGGAGCGGCGACGGGCTCCTCCTTGACCGGGCCGCGAGCCGACCGCGGCACCACGTACGACGTCACGACGAAGGCCAGGACCAGCACCCCGAGCACGACGACCACATTGCCGGTGGGCCGGCAGCGGCCGCGATCACGTCCGGCGAGCGGGACAGGCGGGGCGGGCGGGGCGGACGGCGTCACGATCGGAACACCCATGGAGAGGTCTTCTCTCGTCGAGCGCACTTCCGTCGAGTGCGTCGCCTACATCTCGCCGTGACCTGACTCCGCGTTAGCGCCCGATCGGTGAGAAGTCCAACTTTCACCCAATCGGGCGCGCCGCGGACCTCACATTCGCGCGGGCTGCATCGTCGTTATCAGTGGAGGTCCACAACCGAAGGGGACAGCGATGACAACGGCACACGACGTGATCCGGCAGCAGATCGGCAAGATCGTCGACGGGATCCACGCCAAGGATCTCGACGCGCTCAGGCGGATCTACGCGGCGGACGTCGTGTCGTTCGACGTCGAGCCGCCGCTGCAGCACGTCGGGGTCGAGGCGAAGCTGAAGAACTGGGCGAGAGCGTTCACGTTCTTCGCGGAGGTGAGCTACGAGGTCCGCGACCTGACTCTCACCGTGGGTGACGACGTGGCGTTCGGCCACTGCTTCGGCCGCCTCAGCGGCACCCTGGGCGACGGAACGGTGACGAACGGAATGTGGGTCAGAGCGACGTTCTGCTTCCGCAAGATCGACGGCGACTGGCTGATCGTCCACGACCAGGCCTCGGTGCCCTTCGACATGTCCAGCGGCCGTGGGGTGGTGGACCTCGACCCGTGACCAGCCGCTCGGCCCCGGCGTCGGGGAGCATCTGCACGGTAGGCGGGCGCGGCGTCGTGAGGCTCGAGCCGTTCGGCTTCGGCTTCGGCTTCGGCTTCGGCTTCGGCTTCGGCTTCGGCTTCGGCTTCGGCTTCGGCTTCGGCTTCGGCTTCGGCTTCGGCACGATAGGCGGGCGCAGCGTCGTGAGGCTCAAACTGTCACCGATCGACCAGGTCGGCTTCAGACATGCATCCCCCACACCCGTGCCCCGTCGGCGAGCATCCAGTGGGCGGGCACACGAAGCGGACTCGAGCCGTGCTCAATCCACCAGGCCGGCTTCGGCGAGCATCCGCAGCACCCGTTGCCCGGCCGGCGGGCACCGCGAAGCGTCCGCCGAACCCAGCCAGGCCGCCTCCGCGATCTCCCGCGACGGCGCCGGCTCGCCCTCGTGCGCGGCCGTGTAGCAGGTCATCCGCACCAGGCGGCCGTCGGCGAACCCGTCCGCCTGCTCTTCCAGCGCGGCGAAGAACCGGAAGCTGAGCGGGTCGAGCGTGATCCCGAGCTCCTCACGGATCTCCCGGCACAACCCCGCGACGTCGCCCTCGCCCGGCTCGCGCTTGCCGCCGGGCAGGTAGAACTTCGTCTTTCCGGTGGTGCGGACCGACAGCAGCCGCCGGTCGCGGACGTGGATCCAGGCCAGCGAGTCGACGGGCGGCGCGAAATTGTCGGACCCAAGGTGCATGATCGGAGTATGTACGAAGAGGTGGCACCACCCCCGCCGCTGCGGGGCGTCGCCCGCTGCGTGTGGCGGTCGGCCGCCTCCGCGCCGAAGCGGATCGTGCCCGATGGCTGCCTGGACCTGGTCGTCGGCGAGGCCGGCGTGTTCGTCGCGGGCCCGGACACCCGGGCCTGGTCGTCGGTGACCGCGCCCGGCGAGGTCATGCGCGGCGTCCGGTTCACCCCCGGCCGCGCGGCGGCGGTACTCGGCGTGGCCGCCGACGAGCTGCGCGATCGCCGCGTCCCCCTGCGTGAGCTGTGGGGCCACGAGGGTGAGCTGCTCGCCGAGCGGCTGCTTTCCGGCGACCTGTCCCCGGCGGCTGCGGTCGCCGCCCGGTTGCCGGGCGCCCCACCGCCCGATCCGGCGGTGGCGGCGCTGGTCGCACGGCTGGACGCCGGGGCCACCCGGGTCACCGAAGCCGCCGGTCGCGTCGGCGTCGCCGAACGCCGGCTGCGGCGTCGCTTCGTCCAGGCGATCGGCTACGGGCCGGCCACCTACCTGCGGGTGAGCCGGTTCCAGCGCGCGGTCTCGCTGGCGATGCGGACACCGGGGCTGGCCGCGCTGGCCGCCGCCGCGGGCTACGCCGACCAGGCGCACCTCAGCCGGGACGTCCGCGCGCTGACCGGCCTGACCCCGCGCGTCTACTTCGCCGGGCGGTCCACTGTGGACGAGGCCCGTTCGGCGTAACGGCGGAGGTGGGGCGCGGCCCGGATCGGTGAGCGGGCGGTGCGCGACCACCGGGAGCGCTATCCTCCCCTCGACGTGTGACCAGGGCTTCGGTCGGGAGGGTGTGTGGCCACCATCAGCGACGTCGCGGCGAGGGCCGGCGTCTCCACGGCGACCGTGTCGCGCGCGCTCAACGGCAAGTCCACAGTGGACCCGACGTTGGCCGCGCGGGTGCAGGAAGCCGCCACCGAACTCGGCTATCACCCGAACGGCTTGGCCCGGAACCTGCGCCGGCAGGAGACGGCGGTGCTCGCGCTGATCATCTCCGACGTCGAGAACCCGTTCTTCACGGCGATCGCGCGCGGCGTCGAAGACCTCGCGCAGCGGTCCGGCTACTCGGTGGTGCTCTGCAACTCGGACGAAAACGAGGACAAGGAGCGGCGCTACATCGAGGTCGCGCTGCAGGAGCGGGTCGCCGGGGTGGTGCTGTCCCCGACGGGCCGGTCGACGAACGTCGAGGGCCTGCACCGCCAGGGCACGCCGCTGGTGGCGGTGGACCGGCCGCTGCCGGCCGCGGCGGGCGACCAGGTGCTGGTCGACACCCGCCACGCGGCGGCCGAGGCGACCCGCCACCTGCTGGCGGGCGGCTACCGCCGGATCGGCTGCCTGACGGGCCCCGCGGGCGTCCGCACGGCCGACGACCGCCTTGCGGGCTACGCCGACGTGGTCGGCGAGGACAACGTCGTGTCCCGGCGGGCGGAGTACCGCGCGGAAGGAGCCCGGCTGGCGGCATTGGAGCTGCTGGACGAGCCGTCCCCGCCGGACGCGCTCCTGGTCGCGAACAGCACGATGGCGATCGGAGTCCTGGAGGCGCTGTCGGCCCGCGGCCTGCGCTCGGGCCGCGACATCGGCATCGTCTCCTTCGACGACGCCCCCTGGACCACCCTGATCGACCCGCCCCTGACGGTGGTTGCCCAGCCGGCCTACGAAGTCGGCCGGGTAGCGGCGCAACTGCTGCTGGCGCGCATCTCGGACAGCACCCGCGACACGACCACCACCACGCTGGAAGCCCGGTTGATCGAGCGGAAGAGTTCCCGCCGCTGACCCCACGGCCCGGCGGAAGGTCGTCTGGCTCACCGAGCGGATCGGCTCACGCACCGAGAAGTCGATTCACGCGCCCAGGTCGCCCGGCCGGGCCTACCCAGAAGGGTCGGCTCGCGTACCCGGACAGTCGACTCGCGTCCCCAGAGGGTCGGCCCACGTACGCAGAGAATCGGCTCGCGTGTCTGGAGCACCGGCTCGAGTACAAGGATGGTCGGCTCGTGTGTCTAGAGAGTCGGCTCGCGTGCCTGGAGAGTCGGCCCGCGTACGCAGAGAGTCGGCTCACGCGAATCCGGACCGGAGGCGAGAGCCGGGGACAGACGTGCCTGGGGGGCCGGCTCGTGCCAGGCCCCCCAGGCACGCCCCACCCCCTGTGTCCCCCATGGCCGGCGGCAACCCGCCGGATCCTGTGAGCACGGAGCGGAAATCGTTTACTCACACGGAACGTAAGGCTCGGACCGTGGCGTGTCAAGCCTGGACAAGCTCGCCCGATGCGGGCAGAATTTGCGAAAGTTGCCTACTCAACGTGTTGGATGATGTGCGTAAAGTGTCGATCTCTGGTGAATTCGCCCACAGATAGGGCACGAACCCGCACGAACCCGCACAGCCGCGCTGTTTCGGGTTAACCTGAGCGGCATGTCTGTAGCGCTGGAGAACATCCTCGCCAAGGCGGGTCTGAAGGTCGACGCGAACGAGTTCCTGACGCTCGTCGAAGACGCGGCGCGCAGACTGTCCCCACCGAATCCGGATCCCTCGCACTACTTCTCGGCCGACCAGCGCGCCGCGCTCACCGATGTCGGCCTGGACCTCTCGCCGCGGCGAGAAGAAGAGCCGGACTTCCGGGCGCGCACCGTCGCCGCCCACGCCGTGCTCGCCGAAGGCGCTCTCAGTGTCAACGAAGCCGCGAAAGCCCTGGGGGTCGACGACAGCCGGATCCGGCACCGCCTCAAGGAAGGGCGCCTGACCGGCTGGAAGGACGGCGGCTGGCGGCTCCCGGCGTGGCAGTTCGCCGGCTCGGGTGTGCTGCCCGGCCTCGAGGTCGTGCTCAAAGCCCTGCCCGAGGACCAGCCCGCGCTGGTCGTCGCCGCGTTCATGAGCACTCCCCAACCCGATCTGGTGATCAACGACCACCCGGCGACCCCGCGCCAGTGGCTCCTCTCGGGCGGTGACCCGGAGCACGTCGCGCGCCTCATCGCCACGCTCGGCTCGCCGTTCTAGGCTGGGCCTCCCCGAGCAAGATCACCGACAAGGACGGACCACCCCCGACCCATGGCCCGGCTACCGCTGCCGCCCGCCCGATCCGTCCTGGTCCGGCAGCTGAATCGCGCCAGTGACGTGGTGACGGTCCAGCCCGCGACCAGGCTGGTGCGGATCTTCACGGCGCACGGCAACCACCCCCAGCAGTGGAACTCGTTCCGCTACACCGGCCCGCTCCCGCACGGCCGGTTCGACCAGCAGTCGCCCGGCCGCGGTGGCGCGCCGGTCACCGACCCCGCGAACGGGGTGCTCTACTTCGGCCTCACCGTGCGGACGTCGATCGCGGAGGTCTACCAGACCAGCTCGACGGTCGACCGCCGCACCCGCGGTCCCCGGCTGGTCGTGGTCCGCCCGACCCGCACGCTGCGCCTGCTCGACCTGACCGGCCTGTGGCCGACCCGGGTCGGCGCGTCGCAGGAGATCTCGAGCGGGCCGAAGAAGCTGACGCAGGCCTGGGCGCGCGCGATCCGCGCGGCCTTCAGCGACCTCGACGGCCTCTGGTACCGCTCCTCGATGGACTCCGGCGACCCCGCGATCTGCCTGTGGGACCCGCCGGCGGGCGCGGCCCTGCCGATCGCGCCGGACGTCCTGCTGCCGCTCGACCACCCCGGCCTCGACGTCCCGCTGGGCCGCGTCTGCGAAGAGCTGAACTACACGCTGCTGAACTGAGCTTCGAGCAGGGGGACGACCGCGCGCAGGTCACCGTCGTCGACGACGTGGGTCGCGGCGGCCCGGGCCGCCGCGTCGCCGTTGAACGCGACGCTCATCCCGGCCGCGGCGAACAGCTTCAGGTCCGAACGGCTGTCCCCGATCGCGGCGCACCGCTCCGGCGGAAGCCCCAGGCCGGCCGCGAAACTCAGGGCGAAGTCGCGTTTGCCGTACTCGTCGAGGTGCCGGCCGACGCGGCCGGTGTAGCGTCCGCCGTCGGCCTCGGGCACCGTCCCGCAGGCCGCGGCGAAGCCGAACCGGTCGACGAGCATCTTGCCGACCGGCGCCCACGCGAGCGTGGTCAGGATCGGCCGCAGGCCGTGGGCGCGGCACCACGCCACGGTCTCGGCGATCCCGTCGACCAGCGGCAGCGTTTCGAGGTGCGCCCGGATCTCCGCCTCCGAGCGCCCGGCCCAGCCGCGGGCGTCGACCGTCGCCACCTCTTCGTTCGTGATCCGGCCTTCGGCGTAGGCGATCTCGGCCGCGATCAGCGCGTCCCCGCCGCCGAGCCGCGCGGCGACCCAGGCCGACGAGCTCGTGCCGGGCACGAGCGTGCCGTCGACGTCGAAGCACACCAGCCCGCGCGGCTCAGCCAAGGGTGCCCCGCGGGCAGACGAACCCGACGATCTCCGAGGCGATCAGCCCGGCCTGCTCGGCCGGGTCGGCGTCGAGGATCGCGCGCGTCTGTTCTTCGGAAGTCCGGAAGAACGCCACCCCGGTCACCGGCAGCGCGGCCGACGGCTCCGGGATCGCCCCCGCGAGCCGCAGCGCCCCGGCGGCCTGCTGGGCGCGGGCCGCGGACAGGTGACGGGCCCGCAGTTCCCGCGCCATCTCGTCGGAGATCTCGTCGGCGCGGGGTCCCTTGCGGAACAGCACCATGCGCCAGGTCTCCAGTTCGAAATCCACCTCGGGCAGCGTCATGGGTACGAAGATTCGCAGGCCGTCGCGGCCGGGACAAGACCGGTGCGGTTACAGGTGCCGCCCCCACCACTCGAGGATCGCGTCGAAGCGCTGGACGCGGTGGCGCGGCCGGCCGGACCGGGACAGTTCGTGGCCTTCGCCGGGGAACAGCAGGAACTCCGCGTCCGCGCCGGCGCGGCGCAGCGCGA is a window from the Amycolatopsis sp. NBC_00355 genome containing:
- a CDS encoding helix-turn-helix domain-containing protein, whose product is MYEEVAPPPPLRGVARCVWRSAASAPKRIVPDGCLDLVVGEAGVFVAGPDTRAWSSVTAPGEVMRGVRFTPGRAAAVLGVAADELRDRRVPLRELWGHEGELLAERLLSGDLSPAAAVAARLPGAPPPDPAVAALVARLDAGATRVTEAAGRVGVAERRLRRRFVQAIGYGPATYLRVSRFQRAVSLAMRTPGLAALAAAAGYADQAHLSRDVRALTGLTPRVYFAGRSTVDEARSA
- a CDS encoding ABC transporter permease, which encodes MEGVITFGPALIAVLVLLAVAGAAIVHWGELGQGRAVLIAAVRAVAQLALVSLVITAILRSNPLTGLFVLLMFGIAAATSARRAGGWSNLPWTALAIAAGVAPVLALVLGAGVVPLRPIAVVPIAGIVIGGAMTATSQAARRALDELEARHGEYEAALALGFMPRPAALEICRPSAGHALIPALDQTRTVGLVTLPGAYVGVLLGGAGPLQAGTTQVLVLIGLLAAEAVSILVTVQLVAAGKLSRAA
- a CDS encoding LacI family DNA-binding transcriptional regulator translates to MATISDVAARAGVSTATVSRALNGKSTVDPTLAARVQEAATELGYHPNGLARNLRRQETAVLALIISDVENPFFTAIARGVEDLAQRSGYSVVLCNSDENEDKERRYIEVALQERVAGVVLSPTGRSTNVEGLHRQGTPLVAVDRPLPAAAGDQVLVDTRHAAAEATRHLLAGGYRRIGCLTGPAGVRTADDRLAGYADVVGEDNVVSRRAEYRAEGARLAALELLDEPSPPDALLVANSTMAIGVLEALSARGLRSGRDIGIVSFDDAPWTTLIDPPLTVVAQPAYEVGRVAAQLLLARISDSTRDTTTTTLEARLIERKSSRR
- a CDS encoding Na+/H+ antiporter encodes the protein MHIAAEIVALVVTVLIVSALARRLDWSAPLCLIVVGVGASYVPGVPEYHLDPEVVLLGLLPPLLYSAAIQTSLVDFRKNRGAIGLMSVGLVVFTAFGVGLVAWAVIPGLPLAGGIALGAIVAPPDAVAASVVARRVGMPRKLIRLLEGESLFNDAAALVALRTAVAALAGSVSLWQVGADFLRAAIGGIVVGLVIGFAAAFIRARMNEPVLDTALSFAVPFIAYIPAEAIHGSGVLAVVVAGLILGHKAPKILSGSARLASRLNWQTIAFLLENMVFLLIGLQLRRILSEVSESGLSLGLLTWICVAVLAATILTRMLWLIGIGTVKRLERRLLPNKAQAKIWPWRYSAVISWAGMRGVVTLAAAFVLPTDTPQRAVLVLAAFVVVAGTLAVQGMTLPPLIRRLRLPRPDPAEDALQEASVLHDMTTAALAKLEEIRQPDDPPEIIQRIRDRLQNRSDSAWEQLGRQSVLAETPSDAYRRLRIQLLEVEREQFLKARAAGSADDDVLRKVLEGLDIEESMLDRADEEPDVEGRELRTPAATAGSCKHLAHEWVDRDPSSPDTCAACVEEGTTWVHLRMCLKCGNVACCDSSPRRHATRHFHESRHPVMRSFEPGETWRWCFVDKQLG
- a CDS encoding histidine phosphatase family protein: MSTPEQEIEYRQHRFTPPTGATEIFLVRHGESAPARASDPFDLVEGQADPDLAPEGRDHAQRVGVRLAGERIDAIYVTTLRRTAQTAAPLAEKLGITPVVEPEMREIHLGDWENGLFRKYTTDGHPIVDRLWAEQRWDVIPGAESDEAFGARLRGALTRIAAAHPDQRVAVFTHGGVIGEVFAQASRSVERFAFLGADNGSISHLVLHGDHWIVRRFNDTAHLATPLG
- a CDS encoding MmpS family transport accessory protein, whose protein sequence is MGVPIVTPSAPPAPPVPLAGRDRGRCRPTGNVVVVLGVLVLAFVVTSYVVPRSARGPVKEEPVAAPVVPAAVSTVTHSVVYELLGTGGARNVTYSAAGSALVQEAEVATPWSATFTRVGPADRTEFYSIAAQNPGPGELRCRIVVDGVVLSEKATSEPGRQFSCAV
- a CDS encoding YybH family protein, with product MTTAHDVIRQQIGKIVDGIHAKDLDALRRIYAADVVSFDVEPPLQHVGVEAKLKNWARAFTFFAEVSYEVRDLTLTVGDDVAFGHCFGRLSGTLGDGTVTNGMWVRATFCFRKIDGDWLIVHDQASVPFDMSSGRGVVDLDP
- a CDS encoding beta-N-acetylhexosaminidase; its protein translation is MAVSRTRRVLWLGLVAALTAAALAGGGSTASAAPVPFSSVVPAPASAVPASGVTFTLGSGVAISADVAAIGEQLATTLRRSTGYTIPVHSPPSGTDGVRLLLTGAPDSVGDQGYQLDVTASGVVVRARQAAGLFAGVQTLLQLLPPAAQGATTAAGPWVLAGGRITDRPRFGHRGAMLDVARHFFTVTQVERYVDQLARYKVNTLHLHLADDQGWRIVINGWERLATYGGSTQTGGGPGGYYTQADYAAIVAYAQARYITVVPEIDMPGHTNAALASYAELNCDGKARPLYTGTDVGFSTLCTSKEITYTFLDAVLGQLAALTPGQYLHIGGDEAASTKPADYKTFMNRVQQLTASHGKSAVAWHEVVNATPAAGTVAQFWDTTTSNSAVATATKNGTKLVLSPANHAYLDMKYTSSSPIGQDWAGLVEVEKAYDWNPGAYLSGVAESAVSGVEAPLWTETVKTSADVEYLAFPRLAAIAELGWSPQSTHDWTAFSKRLAAQGPLWKLLGLKYYKSPQVPWPAGS
- a CDS encoding NUDIX hydrolase, with amino-acid sequence MHLGSDNFAPPVDSLAWIHVRDRRLLSVRTTGKTKFYLPGGKREPGEGDVAGLCREIREELGITLDPLSFRFFAALEEQADGFADGRLVRMTCYTAAHEGEPAPSREIAEAAWLGSADASRCPPAGQRVLRMLAEAGLVD